One Pseudobacteriovorax antillogorgiicola genomic region harbors:
- a CDS encoding ankyrin repeat domain-containing protein gives MRRLFAPWVLALNLILPATEASSQTEDETRLKIIELVNRAAKTNNQNLLAEYVKQGGPLNVQDQKGYTPLIFAAYYGHEQLITFLLGHGADPCLKDTRGNTALMGAIFKGNLKIAYQLMKTPCVIEQRNHADQTPLMFATLFGRKDIAKALIKQGAAVDAQDNQGRTARSLAVDQNNSEMLELLESLSITN, from the coding sequence ATGAGACGATTATTCGCACCCTGGGTCCTCGCTCTGAATTTGATACTACCTGCGACTGAAGCAAGTAGCCAAACAGAAGACGAAACCCGATTAAAGATCATAGAACTGGTTAACCGCGCTGCGAAAACCAACAATCAAAACCTCCTCGCGGAATATGTGAAGCAAGGCGGGCCCCTTAACGTCCAAGATCAAAAGGGATACACCCCGCTCATTTTTGCTGCCTACTACGGCCACGAGCAGCTCATAACATTTCTTCTCGGGCACGGGGCAGATCCTTGCTTGAAAGATACACGGGGTAACACTGCCCTCATGGGTGCTATATTCAAAGGCAACCTTAAAATAGCCTATCAGCTGATGAAAACCCCTTGCGTTATCGAACAGAGAAACCATGCAGATCAAACGCCACTGATGTTTGCGACTTTGTTTGGCCGCAAAGATATTGCTAAGGCTCTGATCAAGCAGGGCGCAGCAGTCGACGCTCAAGATAACCAAGGCCGAACGGCAAGGAGCTTAGCCGTGGATCAGAACAACAGCGAAATGCTTGAGCTGCTTGAGTCACTTTCTATAACGAATTAG
- a CDS encoding catalase — protein MKKMIFASAIAMASHPMFAETLTRETGAPVGDNQNSKTAGATGGTLLEDAHLLEKLARFDRERIPERVVHPRGVGAHGYFVSYDDFSDVTQASLLAKKNKKTEVFVRFSSVIHSKGSPETLRDPRGFAVKFYTDQGNWDLVGNNLPVFFIRDAMKFPDMVHSLKSDPVTNRQDPNRIFDFMAHHPESIHMWTHLFSNKGTPRTLRGMDGNGVHAYKFVNQDGMVQYVKFRWLSQQADKGLTAQEAATIQAKDFSHHTNDLYQAIQKKKFPSWELQALLMDPKNLDKFDFYPLDATKDWNCEMKLVTCKTLGKMTLNRVPENFFQYSEQSAFSPAVFVPGIEPSEDRLLQGRLFSYSDTQRYRLGVNYQYLPVNRAKTPIRTFNQDGVGATLVARDLSINYQPNSFDGSLKRDRGTLAENTEYRYSQSRLDGKTQQKMIAKTLNFRQAGELYRSYSDFDKKHLIMNFAGDLNQIRNKKVVEQMVAYAYAADIDYGTRLAKATKTKLSKVKKIAVQIQDDPKKTAASFNKIPVKQAAHR, from the coding sequence ATGAAAAAGATGATCTTTGCTAGTGCTATAGCCATGGCCAGCCACCCCATGTTCGCGGAAACACTCACCCGTGAGACCGGGGCCCCCGTAGGCGACAATCAAAATTCAAAAACAGCCGGGGCCACGGGGGGCACCTTACTGGAAGACGCTCACCTCTTGGAGAAACTAGCTCGCTTTGACCGGGAGCGAATTCCTGAAAGGGTTGTCCACCCCCGTGGCGTGGGCGCTCACGGTTACTTTGTATCTTATGATGACTTCTCTGATGTAACCCAAGCTAGTTTACTCGCTAAGAAAAACAAGAAAACAGAGGTGTTCGTCAGATTTTCTTCCGTGATTCATTCTAAAGGATCACCAGAAACACTCCGCGATCCTCGTGGCTTCGCCGTAAAGTTTTATACCGATCAAGGCAATTGGGATCTTGTTGGTAATAACTTACCTGTATTCTTTATCCGCGATGCTATGAAATTCCCGGACATGGTCCACTCATTGAAGTCTGACCCCGTTACCAATCGTCAGGACCCCAACCGCATTTTTGACTTCATGGCACATCACCCAGAAAGCATTCATATGTGGACTCATCTCTTTTCGAATAAAGGTACTCCTAGAACTCTCCGCGGCATGGACGGCAACGGTGTGCATGCTTACAAATTTGTAAACCAAGACGGAATGGTTCAGTACGTGAAGTTTCGCTGGTTATCCCAGCAAGCAGACAAGGGCCTGACTGCTCAAGAAGCTGCTACTATTCAGGCTAAAGACTTCAGCCATCATACCAATGATCTTTATCAGGCGATCCAAAAGAAAAAATTTCCGTCTTGGGAACTGCAAGCTTTGTTGATGGACCCAAAGAACCTCGATAAGTTCGACTTCTATCCCCTCGATGCCACCAAGGATTGGAACTGCGAGATGAAGCTGGTCACATGTAAGACCTTGGGCAAAATGACACTCAATAGAGTGCCAGAAAATTTCTTCCAGTACTCCGAGCAGTCAGCTTTCTCGCCAGCCGTCTTTGTCCCGGGGATTGAACCGTCTGAAGATCGACTTCTTCAGGGACGACTCTTCTCCTATTCAGACACTCAAAGGTATCGCCTTGGTGTCAACTATCAGTACCTTCCCGTCAATCGTGCTAAAACTCCTATCAGAACCTTTAACCAAGACGGTGTTGGAGCTACCCTTGTTGCTAGGGATTTGAGTATCAACTATCAGCCCAATAGCTTCGACGGCAGCCTGAAGCGCGACAGAGGAACACTGGCGGAAAACACTGAGTACCGATATAGCCAGAGTCGGCTAGATGGCAAAACACAACAGAAGATGATCGCCAAGACCCTTAACTTCCGTCAAGCAGGAGAACTCTATCGTTCCTACAGTGACTTTGACAAGAAGCACCTGATCATGAATTTCGCTGGTGATCTCAATCAAATCCGCAATAAAAAGGTAGTCGAACAAATGGTAGCCTATGCCTATGCCGCCGATATTGATTATGGTACCAGACTGGCTAAGGCTACGAAAACTAAGCTTTCAAAAGTCAAAAAGATTGCTGTTCAGATTCAGGACGACCCCAAGAAAACTGCTGCAAGTTTTAATAAAATTCCGGTAAAGCAGGCCGCCCATCGCTAA
- a CDS encoding c-type cytochrome, whose amino-acid sequence MMIRILPALLISITTSCTQKPKLSLDRNDKPTKDELDSRIAIFDDFAKFMAKNCNSCHSTGSIASSSDFEKLKNPADWLASRYIQAGSPSESSLYYRLNGSPASKAGQPQDMPSPTDQLGNEDLNTIANFITHIEEIVAASENSLQFNAELSRINPLPFKTLLHKLAFLADIAPENLDAQAEFADLLANRYLLGDYDFSQGIVEQSSWGATQLEIWLTSLESFCSSPNTLQRYNSKLEEFELRAFGTTQTQLTSSIKSDLSALPLTDTERFSAGCLLILGSLEFRTQSATPAGGMQSYLSLLASTVMERPLTAEERKISSRKGLEVTLDRWLTSNQFLESVRQYTEKLLKASGTSDDIDFSLPSNLAVAIVKAQKPYEEILTSQDCYNRSGEKTSCDSGSPQEAGVLTTRAFLSVNKGPFNLSRAGNMLESFACKHYPLDEDLEPKLEQASMIPIFAKTFGEGFGNGTNCYSCHSQFGKHTQLFVKYDSNGYYQGDASGIQDPSPEVTSGHSPNGTFVSHFKDSSRAASESSEFFGQSVENISDAAKVLVADPSFMTCTVSNVLGYYLRLKDTTKASISDRLLGSIAKKIRDKNKQPSFQDILREALTHPEVIQSIVAED is encoded by the coding sequence ATGATGATCCGAATTTTGCCTGCCTTGCTAATATCGATAACGACATCTTGCACACAAAAACCTAAGCTGAGTTTGGATCGAAATGATAAGCCCACTAAAGACGAATTGGACTCCCGAATCGCTATATTTGATGACTTCGCCAAGTTTATGGCGAAGAACTGCAACTCCTGTCATAGCACAGGCTCCATTGCTTCATCATCAGATTTCGAAAAACTCAAGAACCCAGCGGACTGGCTCGCCTCTCGATATATCCAAGCGGGTAGCCCCTCTGAGTCCTCGCTTTACTATAGACTAAACGGTTCTCCTGCTAGCAAGGCAGGACAGCCTCAGGATATGCCCTCACCTACCGACCAACTTGGCAACGAAGACCTAAATACCATTGCTAACTTTATAACTCATATTGAAGAGATTGTTGCTGCCAGCGAGAACAGCTTACAATTCAATGCGGAGCTAAGCCGAATCAATCCACTTCCCTTTAAGACTCTTTTGCATAAGCTAGCATTTTTAGCAGATATTGCACCCGAAAACCTAGACGCACAAGCTGAGTTTGCAGACCTTCTAGCCAATCGTTATCTGCTCGGGGACTATGACTTCTCTCAAGGTATCGTCGAACAAAGTTCCTGGGGCGCTACCCAGCTAGAGATTTGGTTAACATCTCTGGAGTCCTTCTGTAGCAGTCCTAATACTTTACAGAGATACAATAGCAAGCTTGAAGAGTTCGAATTAAGAGCATTCGGCACCACCCAAACTCAATTAACATCATCGATCAAAAGCGACTTGAGCGCCTTACCCCTGACTGATACCGAACGCTTTTCGGCGGGCTGCCTATTGATCTTAGGATCTCTTGAGTTTCGCACCCAAAGCGCCACCCCTGCTGGCGGTATGCAATCGTACCTATCCTTACTTGCTTCCACAGTCATGGAGCGTCCACTGACGGCCGAAGAGCGAAAGATAAGTTCCAGAAAGGGCTTGGAGGTGACTCTGGACCGATGGCTCACATCGAATCAATTTCTCGAAAGTGTTCGGCAATATACCGAAAAGCTCCTTAAAGCCAGTGGCACAAGCGACGATATCGACTTTAGTCTCCCTAGCAATCTTGCCGTAGCCATTGTCAAGGCCCAAAAGCCCTATGAAGAGATTCTCACCTCACAAGATTGCTACAATCGATCAGGCGAGAAGACCTCTTGTGATAGTGGCAGCCCTCAGGAGGCGGGAGTTCTTACCACCAGAGCTTTCCTAAGTGTGAATAAGGGACCATTTAACTTAAGCCGTGCTGGAAACATGCTTGAATCATTTGCCTGCAAGCACTATCCACTTGATGAAGATCTAGAGCCGAAACTAGAGCAAGCAAGCATGATCCCTATATTTGCCAAGACTTTCGGTGAAGGTTTTGGCAACGGCACCAATTGTTATTCCTGTCATTCACAGTTTGGTAAGCACACGCAACTCTTTGTTAAATATGATTCCAACGGTTACTACCAGGGTGATGCCTCTGGCATTCAAGACCCAAGCCCGGAGGTAACCTCAGGCCACAGTCCCAATGGAACTTTTGTATCTCACTTTAAAGACTCAAGCAGAGCGGCATCTGAAAGCTCAGAGTTTTTCGGCCAATCTGTTGAAAATATTTCTGATGCAGCCAAAGTGCTCGTTGCCGATCCGTCTTTCATGACTTGCACCGTCAGCAATGTCCTAGGCTACTACCTTCGATTAAAAGACACCACCAAAGCAAGTATTAGTGATCGCTTGTTAGGATCTATCGCAAAAAAGATTAGAGATAAAAATAAGCAGCCCAGTTTTCAAGATATTCTGAGGGAGGCCCTTACACATCCCGAAGTTATCCAGTCGATCGTTGCCGAAGATTAG
- a CDS encoding 7TM diverse intracellular signaling domain-containing protein yields MHFVTRFVLVLTTMLPAGAGLAAIDVTKTLTGEFFGEELEIMEDGSGSLSFEDMDNPGIRKQFRASEKSIPNFGFTSTAIWARFTLSNNLETNKKVIIEFRYASIDRVDLYYLNEYGQTVSDKVGDKVPYNTRKVSNRYPSFLVDVPPGQTQYYIRVRSTGTTMIPLVFWDESEFNKHAVSDSHLLGHLYGVVMAIALYNLFLYVTLNSKVYLFYVLHLVFFLFHNWAAQGSSVVYFMNDFPNHWISNQGFLVFAEISTIFAVYFAIEFLNTRDRYPKITKFLTFIRWLAFINIINVQFFSFELGARIANFNVAASCFSMLYMGVFSLRSGYRPAYFYTLAWALTLVASIILAMKYQGILPVNWITSWAHSFGVAAGAILMSLALGDRFNYYRNKKEKEVRDLSERLAASLANVEEQVREKTRDIRSIMENIQQGIFMIGRDHKILPDYSQFLSKIFNRSSIKDTDGLELLFENSNLNLDEQDKARTVIGNCIGEDSINFDANAHNLVSELRFQSEDSKEDKILEVDWSPIEDDDSVERLLVTVRDVTEVKALEHVAEEQKKRLNAIDRIMHIREDKFNGFVRNFLDMELHCREILSATSAGENDINKLFRYMHTIKGAARILGLKEISSEAHHIESYFDRVRKGKDSYDRKIIDEMLDQLRHTLDFYQHINYEVLGRNDDNVITSASQEEILSVIESMSALSLTPDLEAGLSKIRSLITSPHGSSFHESLSDVLDSLDDISIKLGKERPEVVIDDYGFTTSQKGEQFLRNIFVHLFRNSLDHGIEPNEVRREKGKIERGKIIVKLEEADDKHCRITYFDDGQGINVTRLRQKLVNDHLLEDPNSVSHGEVIEYIFHPGVTTAKQVTDISGRGVGMDAIKGFLLEVGGNIKIDYNDSITYSNQDGDEFVTFKIIIDLPLGLVAKGSGDDTKQLPDSA; encoded by the coding sequence ATGCACTTCGTTACTCGCTTCGTCCTCGTGCTGACGACTATGTTGCCAGCTGGTGCCGGACTTGCAGCTATTGACGTTACAAAAACACTTACCGGCGAGTTCTTTGGCGAGGAACTCGAAATTATGGAAGACGGTAGCGGTTCGCTAAGCTTTGAAGACATGGACAACCCAGGTATTCGTAAGCAGTTTCGAGCCTCAGAGAAAAGCATCCCCAATTTTGGCTTCACTTCCACCGCTATCTGGGCTCGTTTTACTCTAAGTAACAATTTGGAAACTAACAAGAAAGTCATTATTGAGTTTCGTTATGCTTCGATTGACCGGGTCGATCTTTACTACCTGAATGAATATGGACAAACTGTCAGCGATAAGGTCGGTGATAAAGTACCTTATAACACGAGAAAAGTGAGCAATCGCTACCCATCGTTTCTTGTCGATGTCCCTCCTGGTCAAACCCAGTACTACATTAGAGTTCGATCGACAGGAACTACTATGATTCCCCTAGTTTTTTGGGATGAAAGCGAATTCAACAAACATGCAGTCAGTGATAGTCATCTTCTAGGTCACCTCTATGGCGTTGTCATGGCAATAGCTCTTTATAACTTATTCCTCTATGTCACTCTCAATTCAAAAGTCTATCTCTTTTACGTCCTCCATCTGGTGTTCTTTCTCTTCCACAACTGGGCTGCTCAGGGTTCAAGCGTTGTCTACTTCATGAATGACTTTCCTAACCATTGGATCTCCAACCAAGGATTTCTTGTTTTCGCTGAAATCTCTACAATTTTTGCAGTGTATTTTGCGATCGAGTTCCTGAATACCAGAGATCGATATCCGAAGATCACTAAATTCTTAACTTTCATTCGCTGGCTCGCGTTTATTAACATTATCAATGTTCAGTTTTTTAGCTTCGAACTAGGCGCTCGGATCGCAAACTTCAATGTTGCTGCAAGCTGTTTCAGTATGCTCTACATGGGTGTGTTCAGCTTGCGTTCAGGCTATCGTCCGGCATACTTCTACACCCTAGCTTGGGCTCTTACTCTTGTAGCCAGTATCATCCTCGCTATGAAATACCAAGGCATCCTACCAGTGAATTGGATTACAAGTTGGGCCCATTCATTCGGTGTTGCTGCTGGAGCCATCCTTATGTCCCTTGCACTTGGTGATCGTTTTAACTATTATCGCAATAAGAAGGAAAAGGAAGTCCGTGACCTTTCAGAGAGGTTGGCTGCAAGTCTTGCCAATGTTGAGGAGCAGGTACGGGAAAAAACACGAGACATCAGGTCTATTATGGAGAATATCCAACAAGGTATCTTCATGATTGGCCGAGACCACAAGATCCTTCCAGATTATTCTCAATTTTTATCCAAAATATTCAATCGTTCTTCTATAAAAGATACCGACGGCCTAGAGCTTCTTTTTGAGAATAGTAATTTAAATCTCGACGAGCAGGATAAAGCTCGAACTGTTATCGGCAACTGCATTGGAGAAGATTCTATTAACTTTGATGCAAACGCTCATAATCTAGTTTCGGAGCTAAGATTCCAATCAGAAGACAGCAAGGAGGATAAAATTCTTGAAGTGGACTGGTCTCCTATTGAAGACGATGACAGTGTGGAAAGGCTTCTCGTAACAGTTCGAGATGTCACCGAAGTCAAGGCACTTGAGCATGTTGCAGAAGAGCAGAAGAAACGATTGAATGCTATCGATCGAATCATGCACATCCGCGAAGACAAATTCAATGGTTTTGTCCGTAACTTTCTTGACATGGAACTTCACTGCCGTGAAATTCTATCCGCAACCAGCGCTGGTGAGAATGATATCAACAAACTCTTTAGATATATGCATACCATCAAAGGTGCAGCTAGAATCCTAGGTTTAAAAGAGATTTCGTCTGAGGCCCATCATATCGAATCGTACTTCGATCGTGTACGCAAGGGAAAAGATTCCTACGATCGAAAAATTATCGACGAGATGCTCGACCAACTGCGCCACACTTTAGATTTCTACCAACACATCAACTATGAAGTACTCGGTAGGAACGATGACAACGTGATCACCAGCGCATCTCAAGAAGAGATTCTATCTGTTATTGAGTCCATGAGCGCTCTAAGCTTAACCCCTGACCTAGAAGCCGGATTGTCAAAGATTAGATCTCTGATAACTAGCCCCCACGGTTCGAGCTTTCATGAATCCTTATCAGATGTTCTCGACTCACTTGATGATATATCGATCAAGTTAGGCAAAGAGAGACCTGAAGTCGTAATTGACGATTACGGATTTACTACTTCACAGAAAGGCGAACAATTTCTTCGAAATATCTTCGTCCACCTATTCCGAAACTCTCTCGATCATGGTATCGAGCCCAATGAAGTGCGGCGGGAAAAGGGAAAAATCGAACGAGGTAAAATCATCGTCAAGCTTGAAGAGGCGGATGATAAGCATTGTCGGATCACATATTTTGACGATGGACAAGGAATCAACGTAACCCGACTTCGTCAGAAGCTTGTGAACGATCACCTACTCGAAGATCCGAACAGCGTTTCCCACGGGGAAGTAATCGAATATATTTTCCATCCAGGTGTGACCACCGCCAAGCAGGTGACTGATATTTCAGGCCGTGGAGTCGGCATGGATGCCATCAAGGGCTTTCTACTAGAAGTCGGTGGTAACATCAAAATTGATTACAACGACTCCATCACCTACTCCAATCAAGACGGGGATGAGTTTGTCACATTTAAGATCATCATCGACCTACCTCTCGGCTTGGTCGCAAAGGGTAGTGGCGACGATACTAAGCAGCTACCAGACTCCGCGTAA
- a CDS encoding peroxidase family protein, translating to MIGNSVWVTWPVIGKMFGGIGLIVSLGMLAVDREELMENNLYDLESEEYYANSISCSDDDLKARTLDGTCVIPENPKEGSIYTNFGRNVDPRASVTELESERLLEPNPREISNLLMGRDSFKPATSLNFIAAAWIQFMTHDWFSHGVNLESDPIEVPVPTNDPEFSAGSMIEIKRTRPATLVQDFQVFDEDTGQVKRIPLEKALPAYENLVTHWWDGSQIYGTNSEVNQLIRTFQGGKLKLDDQGYLPTGSNGVPVQGFTDNWWLGLSMLHNLFVKEHNAIAEALQEKYPQMTDQQLYDKSRLINAALMTKIHTVEWTPAIIANPTTITAMYANWWGLLGSREAKEAYRELIKKWLEAASNADGFFQRILRTNPEMAGVADLFKNAASLDYVIGGLAGATEANNYGVPYTLTEEFVQVYRMHPLMRDSIDVYDFESGSLKDSVSLEDTTFGDGEEMFRSSRQADLWFGFGITNPGALTLKNYPNVLRNIEIPFRGPLDLATIDIVRDRERGIPRYNEFRRQIGLTPISNFEQLFEGADMSLAENQQLLKDMKRVYKNDVELIDAFVGEMAESVRPEGFGFSETAFQIFIMNASRRILTDRFYTSDYNADTYTELGMDWVEGTTMVDILKRHYPELASRMNSTDNAFKPWSQPSPETCDLAVEEMDGKAIWGHVESDGRSREVVTLFNRIGEVESFYAITAEYLDPFEEDNFVSKFLRPGKRNLITGEMNGYLQELFHWITIRKIERVPGSSEFSVYPVTVQNGRIISASNPSKERFQLGCSENLAIGTEQVIEINGSQKLVSYSDLERNAPFSPLSTTWEYDYAPGPFNPGYQQGDKIILDIEDRFGPNRGRTTARFNVDELKGQDLVVQGAFTMDEAHRGLYTFTRNESSATIGAEKVEDKVGVFLDVYNAQPIFGTVELILIDPSNPIGSQMYFEEYGN from the coding sequence ATGATTGGTAATTCAGTCTGGGTGACTTGGCCAGTTATTGGCAAAATGTTTGGTGGTATAGGCTTGATTGTATCCTTAGGAATGCTTGCTGTTGATCGCGAAGAGCTTATGGAGAATAATCTCTACGATCTTGAGTCAGAAGAATACTACGCAAACTCAATCTCTTGCTCCGATGATGACCTGAAGGCGCGAACATTAGATGGCACTTGTGTCATTCCAGAGAACCCTAAAGAAGGTTCGATCTACACAAACTTTGGTCGCAACGTTGATCCAAGGGCCAGTGTCACCGAATTAGAATCTGAGCGTCTTCTTGAGCCGAACCCAAGAGAAATCAGTAACCTTCTCATGGGTCGGGATTCATTTAAGCCAGCAACAAGCCTTAACTTTATTGCAGCAGCCTGGATTCAGTTTATGACTCATGATTGGTTTTCTCATGGCGTAAATCTTGAGTCCGACCCTATTGAGGTTCCAGTACCCACAAACGATCCAGAGTTTAGCGCTGGGTCCATGATTGAGATTAAGAGAACTCGTCCTGCAACACTTGTTCAAGATTTTCAAGTTTTCGATGAAGACACAGGGCAAGTCAAGCGTATTCCCCTAGAGAAAGCTCTTCCAGCCTATGAGAACTTAGTGACTCATTGGTGGGATGGATCCCAGATCTATGGTACAAACTCTGAAGTGAATCAACTGATCAGAACTTTTCAAGGTGGAAAACTCAAGCTCGACGATCAAGGCTACTTGCCAACCGGGTCGAATGGAGTCCCTGTGCAGGGGTTTACAGATAACTGGTGGCTAGGATTAAGTATGCTTCATAACCTTTTCGTCAAGGAACATAATGCCATTGCTGAAGCTCTTCAGGAAAAGTATCCGCAGATGACTGATCAGCAACTTTATGACAAGTCTCGCCTGATTAATGCTGCTCTTATGACGAAAATTCATACGGTCGAGTGGACGCCAGCAATCATTGCCAACCCAACAACAATCACAGCAATGTATGCAAACTGGTGGGGGCTACTGGGGAGTCGCGAAGCTAAGGAAGCCTATCGTGAATTGATCAAAAAATGGTTGGAAGCAGCATCGAATGCTGATGGATTTTTCCAACGAATCTTAAGAACGAATCCAGAGATGGCCGGTGTTGCAGATTTATTCAAAAATGCAGCGTCGTTGGACTATGTTATAGGGGGGCTAGCAGGTGCTACGGAAGCAAATAACTACGGTGTTCCCTATACCTTAACGGAAGAATTCGTTCAGGTTTATCGCATGCACCCCTTGATGCGGGATTCCATAGATGTTTATGACTTTGAATCTGGAAGTCTAAAGGATTCAGTATCACTAGAAGATACTACCTTTGGTGACGGTGAGGAGATGTTCCGCTCATCAAGACAGGCAGATCTTTGGTTCGGGTTCGGCATAACAAACCCTGGTGCACTAACCTTAAAAAACTACCCCAACGTCTTAAGAAATATCGAAATTCCATTTCGAGGGCCGTTGGATCTTGCAACCATCGACATTGTTCGAGATCGGGAGCGTGGCATTCCTCGATACAACGAATTCAGGCGTCAAATTGGTTTAACGCCCATTTCAAACTTCGAACAACTGTTCGAAGGGGCTGATATGAGTTTAGCTGAAAATCAGCAGCTACTAAAAGATATGAAGCGGGTCTACAAGAATGATGTTGAGCTGATTGATGCTTTTGTTGGAGAAATGGCCGAATCCGTAAGACCAGAAGGATTTGGCTTCTCTGAAACAGCCTTCCAGATCTTTATTATGAATGCTAGTCGCCGAATCCTTACTGATCGATTCTATACGTCCGACTATAATGCTGACACATACACAGAGCTTGGTATGGATTGGGTCGAAGGCACGACGATGGTTGATATTCTAAAACGTCACTATCCTGAACTCGCATCGCGAATGAACAGCACGGACAACGCGTTCAAACCATGGTCGCAACCCAGCCCTGAAACCTGTGATCTTGCTGTTGAAGAAATGGATGGAAAAGCGATTTGGGGTCATGTTGAATCCGATGGCCGTAGTCGTGAGGTGGTGACCCTATTCAATCGAATTGGCGAAGTTGAAAGTTTCTATGCAATTACTGCAGAGTATCTCGATCCTTTTGAGGAAGATAATTTTGTTTCCAAGTTCTTGCGACCAGGAAAGAGAAACTTGATCACAGGAGAGATGAATGGTTACTTACAGGAACTGTTTCATTGGATCACCATTCGAAAAATCGAGCGTGTCCCTGGTAGCAGTGAATTTTCCGTGTATCCTGTAACCGTTCAAAATGGTCGCATTATCAGTGCTAGCAATCCAAGCAAGGAGCGCTTCCAACTTGGCTGTTCTGAAAATCTTGCGATTGGGACTGAGCAGGTGATAGAGATCAACGGGTCCCAAAAGTTAGTCTCGTATTCAGATCTTGAACGCAATGCACCGTTTAGCCCCCTAAGTACCACATGGGAATATGACTATGCTCCCGGGCCGTTTAATCCAGGTTACCAGCAAGGAGATAAGATTATTCTAGACATTGAAGATCGTTTTGGGCCCAATCGAGGTCGTACCACGGCTCGATTTAATGTAGACGAGCTAAAGGGCCAAGATCTCGTTGTTCAAGGAGCTTTCACAATGGATGAAGCTCACAGAGGCCTATATACATTCACAAGGAATGAAAGTTCTGCTACGATTGGGGCTGAGAAAGTTGAAGACAAGGTAGGAGTCTTCTTAGATGTCTACAACGCCCAGCCGATCTTCGGCACAGTCGAACTTATACTCATTGACCCATCGAATCCAATTGGGTCGCAGATGTATTTCGAAGAATACGGTAATTAA
- a CDS encoding MBL fold metallo-hydrolase, translating to MGRRCISKNTVIKLVKTISVAAVAATLLTTVSNASQAMKIHWFGTSNIVIDDGENAIAFDPFFSRPGLWDLFSLSTLKPDPEVIEHWLSKSPISKIKGVFVSHSHYDHILDLVPLAKKFSSQVFVDDNGRTIAMFQGYQENLIKIQKVNEIYSVGKFSVEVLRSGHAPHLWGKVFMSGKIKSPFPREASFLDYKNQDCFSYLIRHPQLTILFAPSSFEDVERKNVTVDLIIQGIAARKSSESLLKNLVIPYRPKAVMPVHHDNFFRRLDAGQEVPSGVALDEFIQTTKQLAPEVVVIQPQYGKPIEIGALNKLRH from the coding sequence TTGGGTCGCAGATGTATTTCGAAGAATACGGTAATTAAGCTAGTCAAGACCATAAGTGTAGCTGCGGTGGCAGCTACACTTCTTACAACTGTTTCTAATGCCTCACAAGCAATGAAGATCCATTGGTTTGGAACCAGCAATATCGTCATCGATGATGGTGAGAATGCCATTGCGTTTGATCCATTTTTTTCCCGCCCAGGCCTGTGGGACTTATTCTCTCTGTCAACATTAAAGCCAGATCCTGAGGTTATTGAACATTGGTTGAGTAAAAGCCCGATATCGAAAATCAAAGGAGTCTTCGTGAGCCATAGTCACTACGATCATATTCTAGATCTGGTGCCGTTAGCAAAGAAGTTCAGCAGCCAGGTATTTGTCGATGACAATGGTCGAACGATTGCAATGTTTCAGGGCTATCAAGAGAATCTAATCAAGATTCAGAAAGTCAACGAGATCTATTCAGTTGGAAAATTTTCGGTCGAAGTTCTTAGGTCTGGCCATGCACCCCACCTTTGGGGCAAGGTTTTCATGTCAGGGAAGATCAAGAGTCCGTTTCCCCGCGAGGCTAGCTTCTTAGACTATAAGAACCAAGACTGCTTCTCGTACCTCATTCGCCATCCTCAACTGACAATTTTGTTTGCACCTTCTAGCTTCGAGGATGTTGAGCGCAAAAACGTAACAGTTGATCTGATCATTCAAGGTATAGCGGCCCGAAAAAGCTCTGAGTCTTTACTGAAGAACTTAGTTATTCCCTACCGACCCAAAGCTGTGATGCCAGTGCATCACGACAATTTTTTTAGGAGGCTTGACGCTGGGCAAGAGGTACCTTCGGGAGTCGCTCTGGATGAATTTATTCAAACAACGAAGCAGCTTGCCCCTGAAGTCGTAGTCATACAACCACAGTATGGCAAACCAATTGAGATCGGAGCCCTGAATAAGCTTCGCCACTAA